The following proteins are co-located in the Rubidibacter lacunae KORDI 51-2 genome:
- a CDS encoding folate/biopterin family MFS transporter, with protein sequence MTAALTPRKRLRNVIRDRLLFGNEPTPELLAILSIYFVQGILNLARLAIGFFLKDDLGLSPAETSALIGIAALPWAIKPAFGFLSDGLPIAGLRRRPYLIISGVLGSISWLLLATVADSAWSATAAILLGSASVALSDVIVDSLVVERARSESLANAGALQSISWGAAAVGGLLTAYLSGWMLERLDTRSVFGIVATFPLIVALAAGAIAERTAGTTPRPVEQAKRLWATVRQPVILLPTAFIVLWQATPNAESALFFFTTNELGFSPEFLGRVRLVTSGAALLGIWLYQRFFKTVPFRHILGWSTVGSAVLGLTALLLVTHANRALGIDDRWFSLGDSLILTVAGQIAFMPVLVLSARLCPPGVEASLFALLMSAFNLAGLLSQELGALLTQWLGVTATNFDNLWLLVLLTNLSTLLPLFFLGWVPARDPRVLSADEPLPAAPAPDCVAEQPVALYGDR encoded by the coding sequence ATGACTGCCGCCCTCACCCCCCGCAAGCGACTGCGCAACGTCATCCGCGATCGCCTGCTGTTTGGCAACGAGCCGACGCCGGAGCTACTGGCGATTCTGTCGATTTATTTCGTGCAGGGCATTCTCAATTTGGCACGCCTGGCAATCGGCTTTTTTCTCAAGGACGACCTCGGTCTCAGTCCGGCGGAAACCTCAGCACTGATCGGAATTGCTGCCTTGCCTTGGGCGATCAAGCCGGCGTTCGGATTTTTGTCTGACGGGTTGCCGATCGCCGGCTTGCGACGGCGGCCGTATCTGATTATTTCCGGCGTGTTGGGATCGATCTCGTGGCTGCTGTTGGCGACGGTCGCGGACAGTGCTTGGTCGGCGACGGCTGCGATTTTGCTCGGTTCTGCTTCGGTCGCGCTCTCAGACGTGATTGTGGACTCGCTGGTGGTAGAACGCGCGCGCTCGGAATCGTTAGCTAACGCCGGTGCCCTGCAGTCGATTAGTTGGGGCGCCGCAGCGGTGGGTGGGTTGCTGACGGCGTATCTGAGCGGCTGGATGTTGGAGCGGCTCGATACGCGGTCCGTGTTCGGAATCGTCGCGACGTTTCCACTCATCGTGGCACTGGCGGCCGGGGCGATCGCGGAGCGAACGGCGGGCACGACGCCACGACCGGTCGAGCAGGCCAAACGCTTGTGGGCGACCGTGCGACAGCCGGTTATCCTGCTACCCACGGCATTTATTGTCCTGTGGCAGGCGACCCCGAATGCCGAGTCGGCACTCTTTTTCTTCACGACCAACGAGTTAGGATTCTCGCCCGAGTTCTTGGGGCGCGTGCGGTTGGTTACGAGTGGGGCGGCGCTCCTGGGCATTTGGCTGTATCAACGTTTCTTCAAAACCGTGCCGTTCCGCCACATTCTCGGCTGGAGTACGGTGGGGTCGGCGGTGCTGGGGCTGACCGCGCTGCTGTTGGTCACCCACGCCAACCGCGCGCTCGGCATCGACGATCGCTGGTTCAGCCTCGGCGACAGCTTGATCCTGACCGTCGCGGGCCAAATTGCGTTCATGCCGGTGCTAGTGTTGTCCGCGCGGTTGTGCCCGCCGGGCGTGGAAGCATCGCTCTTTGCGCTGCTGATGTCGGCGTTTAACTTAGCGGGCTTGCTATCCCAAGAGCTAGGCGCGCTGCTAACCCAATGGTTGGGGGTCACCGCAACGAATTTCGACAATCTCTGGCTGTTAGTGCTGTTGACCAACCTTTCAACCTTGCTGCCGTTGTTTTTCCTCGGTTGGGTGCCCGCGCGCGACCCCCGCGTCTTGTCAGCGGACGAGCCGCTGCCGGCTGCACCCGCACCCGATTGCGTTGCCGAACAACCTGTCGCACTCTACGGCGACCGGTAA
- a CDS encoding carotenoid oxygenase family protein yields MTSTQQHPPAGASMRFDDWRLGYESQRREEAYWLDREAIVGTIPAELQGTLFRNGPGLLDVGGTPIHHPFDGDGTICAVTFRDGRAHFQNRFVRTEGFCAEQAGCRILYRGVFGTQKPGGWTSNAFDFRLKNIANTNVIYWGGKLLALWEAGLPHCLEPGTLETFGTDELDGAIADTCAFSAHPRVDPCSQLDGGAPCLVNFCIKPGLSTTIWVYEFTTDCQLLRKHAHSVPGFAFIHDFAITPNYCLFFQNSVSFNPIPFALGLRGAGECVKFQPQKPTRVLVVPRDPARQDVKVLEVEAGFVFHHANACELDEQTLRIDSICYADFPKVEPGSDFRDLDFSALAPGQLWRFTLNLNAGTVDRQLAIARHCEFPCVHPQHVGRPYRYLFLAAADRPTGTAPLQAILKYDWETGETCLWSAAPRGYTGEPVFVPMPDATEEDAGWLLVLTYDASAHRSVVVVLDARDLSVVTDLRLKYHIPFGLHGTWTPECFVST; encoded by the coding sequence ATGACCTCAACCCAGCAGCATCCGCCTGCAGGAGCGTCCATGCGCTTCGATGACTGGCGGCTAGGATACGAATCCCAGCGTCGTGAAGAAGCCTATTGGCTGGATCGCGAGGCGATCGTTGGCACGATTCCTGCCGAACTGCAGGGCACGCTCTTCCGTAACGGACCGGGTTTGCTGGATGTGGGCGGGACGCCGATTCACCATCCCTTCGACGGTGACGGCACGATCTGTGCCGTCACTTTCCGTGACGGACGCGCCCATTTTCAGAATCGCTTCGTCCGCACTGAGGGCTTCTGCGCCGAGCAGGCAGGGTGTAGAATCCTTTATCGCGGTGTTTTCGGCACGCAAAAGCCTGGCGGTTGGACGAGCAATGCCTTCGACTTTCGCCTTAAAAACATCGCCAACACCAACGTTATTTACTGGGGCGGCAAGCTCCTGGCGTTGTGGGAAGCCGGGCTGCCGCACTGCCTCGAGCCGGGCACATTGGAGACGTTCGGCACTGACGAGCTTGACGGCGCGATCGCCGATACGTGCGCTTTTTCCGCTCACCCGCGCGTTGACCCCTGCAGCCAGCTCGACGGCGGCGCGCCTTGCCTGGTCAATTTCTGCATCAAGCCCGGTTTGTCCACGACGATCTGGGTTTACGAATTCACGACTGACTGCCAGTTGCTCCGCAAACACGCGCACAGCGTGCCCGGTTTTGCATTCATTCACGATTTCGCGATTACCCCGAACTACTGCCTGTTCTTCCAGAACTCGGTATCGTTCAACCCGATTCCCTTTGCGTTAGGCCTGCGCGGTGCGGGCGAGTGCGTGAAGTTCCAGCCCCAGAAGCCGACGCGGGTGCTGGTCGTGCCTCGCGATCCGGCGCGCCAAGACGTAAAGGTCCTGGAAGTCGAGGCGGGCTTCGTGTTCCACCACGCCAATGCCTGTGAATTGGACGAGCAAACCCTGCGCATTGACTCGATCTGCTACGCTGACTTCCCCAAAGTCGAACCTGGCTCGGACTTCCGCGACCTGGATTTCTCGGCGCTGGCGCCGGGGCAGCTATGGCGCTTTACGTTGAACCTGAATGCTGGGACGGTGGATCGTCAGTTGGCGATCGCGCGGCACTGCGAGTTTCCCTGCGTGCACCCGCAGCATGTCGGTCGGCCGTACCGCTATCTGTTTCTCGCCGCAGCCGATCGCCCCACGGGTACCGCGCCGTTGCAAGCGATCCTCAAGTACGACTGGGAGACGGGTGAGACGTGTCTATGGAGTGCGGCCCCGCGCGGCTATACCGGCGAGCCGGTGTTTGTGCCGATGCCTGATGCAACCGAGGAAGATGCTGGCTGGCTGCTGGTGCTGACTTACGACGCGAGCGCGCACCGGTCGGTGGTGGTGGTGTTGGACGCACGCGATCTGTCAGTCGTCACCGATCTGCGTCTGAAGTACCACATTCCCTTCGGACTGCACGGTACCTGGACGCCCGAGTGCTTCGTCTCGACGTAA
- the carB gene encoding carbamoyl-phosphate synthase large subunit codes for MPRRDDLHKILLLGSGPIVIGQACEFDYSGTQACKALREEGYEVVLVNSNPATIMTDPEMSDRTYVEPLTPEFIEKIIAKERPDALLPTMGGQTALNVAVALARKGILEKYGVELIGAQLAAIEMAEDRLLFKEAMTRIGVPVCPSGIASTLDGAKSIAKNVIGGFPIVIRPAFTLGGTGGGIAYNQEEFEEMASGGLDASPVSQILIEKSLLGWKEYELEVMRDLADNVVIICSIENLDPMGVHTGDSITVAPAQTLTDKEYQRLRDYSLKIIREIGVETGGSNIQFSVNPKNGDVIVIEMNPRVSRSSALASKATGFPIAKFAAKLAIGYTLDELTNDITKQTPASFEPTIDYVVTKIPRFTFEKFPGSEPVLTTQMKSVGEAMAIGRTFCESFQKALRSLEIGRYGWGCDRAEKLPSIAQVRASLRTPNPDRIFAIRQAMQLGIDIDEIYELTAIDPWFLNHMATLFEGEKFLKRTPIEEIRAAQMREVKQLGFSDRQIAFATKTAERDVEARRLELDVFPVYKMVDTCAAEFAASTPYYYSTYEAGESEVLPSDRPKVMILGGGPNRIGQGIEFDYCCCHASFALREDGFETIMVNSNPETVSTDYDTSDRLYFEPLTREDVFNIIRVERPRGIIVQFGGQTPLKLAVPLQQFLDAQAGDSAAKDDEATRIWGTSPDSIDTAEDRERFDDVLDKLAIARPPNGLARSYEEALKIAGRIGYPVVVRPSYVLGGRAMEIVFSDAELERYMNVAVQVEPEHPILIDKFLENAVEVDVDAIADLQGNVTIGGIMEHIEQAGIHSGDSACSLPHTSLSDEVIATIRTATHALARELKVVGLMNVQYAVQGETVYILEANPRASRTVPFVSKATGFPLAKLAARAMSGKSLVDLNFTSEPTLAHVAVKEAVLPFAKFPGTDTLLGPEMRSTGEVMGIDRDFGKSFAKAELGASQALPLSGAVFVSMSDRDKAAVIPVVRDFMDLGFKIVATEGTRQALQAAGLAVELVLKLHQGRPHVLDAIKNRDIQLIINTPSGLEAQADGRLIRRTALAYKIPIVTTIAGARATVAAIQTLQSQPLDVKALQDFIGTSVQ; via the coding sequence ATGCCCCGCCGCGATGACCTGCACAAAATTCTGTTGCTCGGTTCCGGACCAATTGTTATCGGGCAAGCATGCGAATTTGACTACTCCGGAACCCAAGCATGTAAGGCATTGCGCGAGGAAGGTTATGAGGTTGTGTTGGTTAACTCCAACCCCGCTACGATCATGACCGATCCGGAAATGAGCGATCGCACCTACGTCGAGCCGCTGACTCCCGAATTCATCGAGAAAATTATTGCTAAAGAACGTCCCGATGCGCTGTTGCCGACAATGGGCGGTCAGACCGCATTGAACGTTGCGGTTGCGTTGGCACGCAAAGGCATTCTTGAAAAATACGGCGTCGAGTTGATTGGGGCACAGCTCGCCGCAATCGAAATGGCAGAAGATCGATTGCTCTTTAAAGAGGCAATGACACGGATTGGCGTGCCGGTCTGTCCGTCGGGGATTGCCAGCACGCTCGATGGAGCGAAAAGTATTGCTAAAAACGTAATTGGCGGTTTTCCCATTGTGATCCGCCCTGCATTCACACTGGGCGGGACGGGTGGCGGCATCGCCTACAACCAAGAAGAATTTGAAGAAATGGCATCCGGCGGCTTAGATGCCAGTCCGGTGTCGCAGATTCTGATTGAAAAATCATTGCTGGGTTGGAAAGAATACGAGCTAGAGGTGATGCGCGACCTCGCCGACAATGTTGTCATCATTTGCTCGATCGAAAACCTAGATCCGATGGGCGTACACACCGGTGACTCGATCACGGTGGCACCCGCTCAAACCTTAACCGACAAGGAATACCAGCGACTGCGCGATTACTCCCTGAAGATTATTCGCGAGATTGGCGTTGAAACCGGTGGCTCGAATATACAGTTTTCCGTTAATCCTAAGAATGGTGATGTTATTGTCATTGAAATGAACCCGCGCGTGTCGCGATCGTCGGCGCTGGCATCCAAAGCGACTGGATTCCCCATTGCTAAGTTCGCAGCAAAGCTCGCCATCGGTTATACCTTGGACGAGCTTACAAACGATATTACCAAGCAAACCCCGGCGTCCTTCGAACCAACCATCGATTACGTCGTCACCAAAATCCCGCGCTTCACCTTCGAAAAGTTCCCCGGTTCCGAGCCCGTATTGACCACGCAAATGAAATCCGTGGGCGAGGCAATGGCGATCGGGCGCACGTTCTGCGAGTCGTTCCAAAAAGCACTGCGATCGTTGGAAATCGGCCGCTACGGCTGGGGGTGCGATCGCGCCGAGAAGCTGCCGTCGATCGCGCAGGTCCGTGCAAGTTTGCGCACGCCCAATCCCGATCGGATCTTCGCCATTCGTCAGGCCATGCAGCTCGGTATTGATATAGACGAAATTTACGAGCTGACGGCGATCGACCCGTGGTTTCTCAACCATATGGCAACGCTGTTTGAAGGCGAGAAATTCCTCAAGCGCACGCCGATCGAAGAAATTCGTGCCGCTCAGATGCGCGAAGTCAAGCAGCTGGGCTTCTCGGATCGGCAAATTGCATTTGCTACGAAAACCGCCGAGCGAGACGTCGAAGCCCGACGACTCGAGCTAGACGTATTTCCGGTGTACAAGATGGTCGATACCTGTGCGGCCGAATTCGCAGCGTCGACGCCCTACTACTATTCGACTTACGAAGCAGGCGAAAGCGAGGTCCTCCCGTCCGATCGCCCGAAGGTCATGATTCTCGGTGGCGGTCCCAACCGTATCGGTCAGGGCATCGAGTTCGACTATTGCTGCTGTCACGCATCGTTTGCGCTGCGCGAAGATGGGTTCGAGACGATTATGGTCAACTCCAACCCCGAAACCGTCTCGACCGACTACGACACCAGCGATCGCCTGTACTTCGAACCGCTTACGCGCGAGGATGTCTTCAACATTATTCGCGTCGAGCGACCCCGCGGCATCATCGTTCAGTTCGGCGGACAGACGCCCCTGAAGTTGGCCGTGCCGCTGCAGCAGTTCCTGGACGCGCAGGCCGGCGACTCAGCTGCAAAGGATGACGAAGCAACAAGGATTTGGGGAACGTCGCCGGACTCGATCGACACCGCCGAGGATCGCGAGCGCTTCGATGATGTCCTCGACAAGTTGGCGATCGCCCGGCCGCCGAACGGTTTGGCCCGCAGTTACGAAGAGGCACTGAAGATCGCCGGACGCATCGGCTATCCCGTCGTGGTGCGCCCATCCTACGTGTTGGGCGGCCGCGCCATGGAAATCGTTTTCTCCGATGCCGAACTCGAACGCTATATGAACGTGGCGGTGCAAGTCGAGCCGGAGCACCCGATTTTGATCGACAAGTTTCTGGAAAACGCCGTGGAAGTGGACGTGGACGCGATCGCCGATTTGCAGGGCAACGTGACCATTGGCGGCATCATGGAGCACATTGAACAAGCCGGCATCCACTCGGGCGATTCAGCGTGTTCGCTACCGCATACGTCTTTATCCGATGAGGTCATTGCCACCATTCGGACAGCAACGCACGCACTTGCCCGGGAACTGAAAGTTGTCGGATTGATGAACGTGCAATATGCCGTTCAAGGCGAGACCGTTTACATCTTGGAGGCCAATCCGCGCGCGTCGCGAACGGTCCCGTTTGTCTCCAAAGCAACGGGCTTTCCCCTGGCCAAACTGGCTGCACGCGCGATGTCGGGTAAATCTCTAGTCGATTTAAACTTCACGAGCGAACCGACTTTGGCGCACGTTGCCGTGAAAGAAGCCGTGTTGCCCTTTGCGAAGTTTCCCGGCACCGATACGTTACTCGGACCGGAAATGCGCTCGACGGGCGAGGTGATGGGTATCGATCGCGATTTCGGCAAGTCGTTCGCTAAAGCCGAGCTAGGAGCGAGTCAGGCGCTGCCGCTGTCTGGAGCGGTGTTCGTCTCCATGAGCGATCGCGACAAAGCGGCAGTGATTCCGGTCGTGCGCGACTTCATGGACCTCGGGTTCAAGATCGTCGCGACGGAAGGGACGCGCCAGGCATTACAGGCGGCAGGGCTGGCGGTCGAGCTAGTTTTGAAACTCCATCAGGGACGCCCGCACGTCCTCGATGCGATTAAGAACCGCGACATTCAGCTCATCATCAACACGCCGTCAGGGCTCGAAGCCCAAGCCGACGGACGCCTGATTCGCCGCACGGCTCTAGCCTACAAAATCCCGATCGTCACCACAATTGCAGGCGCGCGCGCTACGGTTGCAGCAATCCAGACGCTGCAGTCGCAGCCGCTAGATGTGAAAGCGCTACAGGATTTCATCGGCACCTCGGTGCAGTAG
- a CDS encoding 2-hydroxyacid dehydrogenase has protein sequence MKVAMFSTKRYDRTFFDAANRDRHEITYFEPRLTASTAPLAERYPAVCAFINDELDAATLKILAAGNTRTIALRSAGFNNVDLPEAKALGMNVVRVPAYSPYAVAEHAVGLVLTLNRKLHRAYSRVRDDNFALDGLLGFDLHGATVGIVGTGKIGRCFACIMQGFGCKLLAYDVYQNPECLEMGIEYVELPELLGRSDIISLHCPLTENTHHLVNDETIALFKPGVMLINTSRGALIDTAAAIQGIKSGQIGYLGIDVYEREADIFFEDLSDEVLHDDVFQLLQSFSNVVITAHQAFFTRNALEAISSTTLANLDDIEQGRSCANEVKS, from the coding sequence ATGAAAGTTGCCATGTTCAGCACCAAGCGCTACGACCGAACGTTCTTCGATGCAGCAAATCGCGATCGCCACGAGATAACCTACTTTGAGCCACGGCTGACGGCGAGTACGGCCCCCTTGGCTGAGAGGTATCCGGCTGTGTGTGCGTTTATCAATGACGAACTCGACGCAGCGACCCTCAAGATCCTGGCCGCTGGCAATACGCGGACCATCGCCTTGCGATCTGCGGGCTTCAACAACGTCGATCTGCCTGAAGCTAAGGCTCTTGGCATGAACGTCGTGCGGGTCCCGGCGTATTCCCCCTATGCAGTTGCCGAACACGCAGTAGGGTTGGTGCTGACGCTCAACCGCAAGCTTCACCGTGCATACAGCCGCGTGCGTGACGACAACTTTGCCCTCGATGGATTGTTGGGATTCGACTTGCACGGCGCGACAGTCGGTATCGTTGGCACGGGCAAGATCGGTCGCTGCTTTGCCTGCATCATGCAAGGTTTCGGTTGCAAATTGCTGGCGTACGACGTTTACCAAAACCCCGAATGTTTGGAGATGGGGATCGAATACGTGGAACTACCCGAACTGCTAGGGCGCTCGGACATCATTTCATTGCACTGCCCGCTGACTGAGAATACGCACCACCTCGTCAACGACGAAACTATTGCACTTTTCAAACCCGGTGTCATGCTGATCAACACCAGTCGCGGGGCACTCATCGACACGGCTGCTGCCATTCAAGGGATCAAGTCGGGTCAAATCGGCTATCTCGGGATCGACGTGTACGAGAGGGAAGCCGATATCTTCTTTGAAGATTTATCTGATGAGGTCCTCCACGATGACGTGTTTCAGCTCCTGCAGTCGTTTTCCAACGTCGTGATTACCGCCCATCAGGCGTTCTTCACGCGGAATGCTCTCGAGGCTATTTCTTCCACAACGCTTGCCAACCTCGATGACATCGAGCAAGGACGTTCCTGTGCCAACGAAGTTAAGTCCTGA
- a CDS encoding ABC transporter ATP-binding protein: MARVELVKVARRFGRTAAIEDISFKVPDGQFWVLVGPSGCGKSTILRAIAGLDPVSEGTVYIGDRSVNRVPARQRDVAMVFQNYALYPHMSVAENLSFGLRMRRVAEPAEIARRVDAVARSLDIAHLLERKPRQLSGGQQQRVALGRAIVRQPQVFLLDEPLSNLDAQLRDETRTELKRLHARIGITTLYVTHDQIEAMTLADSIVVLDRGRIQQIGTPQAVYDRPANRAIATFLGSPPMNLLPATYGDGRFRIGDQTLAAGTLAREIELRTGKSYDLGIRPECLSLFPPEGGEFAVLQAVADAVEPLGRETLVNATLPGTDCTLNCFIPGLWMGDRGTRLVLHLPLNRAYLFDAATSERLYPRGEIVH, encoded by the coding sequence ATGGCACGGGTCGAGTTAGTTAAGGTCGCGCGGCGCTTCGGTCGCACGGCGGCGATTGAAGATATAAGTTTTAAGGTTCCCGACGGGCAGTTTTGGGTGCTGGTGGGACCTTCAGGTTGTGGCAAATCAACCATCCTGCGGGCGATCGCCGGGCTCGACCCCGTCAGCGAAGGCACCGTTTATATCGGCGATCGTTCGGTCAACCGCGTGCCCGCCCGCCAGCGCGACGTGGCGATGGTTTTCCAAAACTACGCCCTTTACCCGCACATGAGCGTGGCCGAGAATCTCAGTTTCGGGTTGCGAATGCGCCGCGTTGCCGAGCCGGCCGAGATCGCCCGTCGCGTGGACGCCGTGGCGCGATCGCTCGACATCGCCCACCTGCTGGAGCGCAAACCCCGCCAACTCTCCGGCGGTCAGCAACAGCGCGTTGCTCTCGGCCGCGCGATCGTCCGCCAGCCGCAAGTGTTCTTGCTCGACGAACCGCTCTCCAATCTCGACGCACAACTGCGCGATGAAACCCGCACCGAACTCAAGCGCTTGCACGCCCGCATCGGCATCACTACCCTCTACGTCACCCACGACCAAATCGAGGCTATGACCCTTGCCGACAGCATCGTCGTGCTCGATCGCGGGCGCATTCAGCAGATCGGCACGCCGCAAGCAGTCTACGATCGCCCGGCCAACCGCGCGATCGCGACCTTCCTAGGCAGCCCGCCCATGAACCTACTCCCCGCAACCTATGGCGACGGCAGGTTTCGCATCGGCGACCAAACCCTCGCTGCAGGAACGCTCGCACGGGAGATCGAGCTGCGGACGGGCAAATCCTACGACCTTGGCATTCGCCCCGAGTGCTTGAGCTTGTTTCCTCCTGAAGGCGGCGAGTTTGCCGTCTTACAAGCAGTTGCCGATGCAGTCGAACCCCTCGGTCGCGAAACGCTCGTTAACGCGACCCTTCCCGGCACCGACTGCACCCTCAACTGTTTCATTCCGGGACTGTGGATGGGCGATCGGGGTACGAGGTTGGTGCTGCATCTGCCACTCAATCGCGCTTACTTGTTCGACGCTGCGACTAGCGAGCGGCTTTACCCACGGGGCGAGATCGTGCATTGA
- a CDS encoding flotillin family protein — MYVQDNPMFWLTFVQSLPTVGAERASEQHFIAQQPAALSRLEAAQFPTKLVGSLPIFILGGVVIVLIVVALTALARLYRVTPANEAFVKTGVGRKRKVIKHGGCLVFPVLDELTRVPLKEISIDVERTGKLAVRTQDYLRADMRVTFFVCINAIDEDIRTATERLSQNGRITAADIKNALEKRADDAIRAAAKNKNLAEIDSDKLGFAQEVLNLIEPDLKKVGLTLNNIAISEVEESDTYDTNNFFDAQGVRLRTETIQRSIRQQREVELTTRVAIEQKELEAQKQSLNIARDNENAQLEQRLEIESLRAQRAREIQEAQDRESATAERNKILQEQSVEEGRIQKQLDVQQKKITSDIQLEESNKQLNVAQALQKQESEMAEIEREKVTNASRLRARIEVAEAEQESSIVQQSAAIAIARKEQERFQADAERATAESAVQTAVAVEEADRSQRLAAIAAEQEAQERRISDQNVVEIDVYRRRRQAEIARQAADLEAESIRTLADANRDKALAEARGRQALVEAENALNDANRTADLIRGLWPDLVEQMPDILTALMPQPGILGDARIYAFPGSGNGNGANNGAGNGIGDLNKLMLSTSGFALINALLDDGNVEALAGKVKQLLHGPEGENSTPAAGTPPAAPAASTPAVAPTQGDRPTQPVAPIPAPSQPAAQQSSIELPPTIA; from the coding sequence ATGTACGTGCAAGATAATCCGATGTTTTGGCTGACGTTCGTGCAGTCGTTACCAACCGTTGGTGCCGAGCGCGCCTCCGAACAACACTTCATCGCCCAACAACCGGCTGCCCTCAGTCGCCTCGAAGCCGCCCAGTTTCCAACGAAGCTGGTGGGGAGCCTGCCCATTTTCATTCTTGGCGGCGTGGTCATCGTGTTGATCGTGGTTGCCCTGACCGCTCTCGCCCGACTTTACAGAGTTACGCCTGCGAACGAAGCCTTTGTGAAAACCGGTGTCGGCAGGAAACGCAAGGTGATCAAGCACGGCGGTTGTCTGGTGTTTCCCGTGTTGGACGAGCTGACGCGCGTGCCGCTCAAGGAAATTTCCATCGATGTGGAACGGACGGGTAAATTGGCCGTCCGCACCCAAGATTATCTGCGAGCCGATATGCGCGTGACGTTTTTCGTATGCATCAACGCGATCGACGAAGACATCCGCACCGCTACCGAACGCTTGTCTCAGAACGGCCGCATCACTGCAGCGGATATTAAGAACGCGCTGGAAAAGCGAGCGGACGACGCCATCCGCGCGGCAGCAAAAAACAAGAACCTCGCCGAAATCGACTCTGATAAACTCGGCTTTGCCCAAGAGGTCTTGAACCTCATCGAGCCGGATTTAAAAAAGGTGGGCTTAACCCTCAACAACATTGCCATTTCCGAAGTTGAAGAAAGCGATACCTACGACACCAACAATTTCTTCGACGCACAGGGCGTGCGCTTGCGAACGGAAACCATCCAGCGCTCGATTCGCCAACAGCGCGAAGTCGAGCTAACCACCCGCGTCGCGATCGAGCAAAAAGAACTTGAAGCGCAGAAACAGTCGCTGAATATCGCCCGCGACAACGAGAACGCCCAACTCGAACAACGACTCGAAATTGAATCCCTGCGCGCCCAACGCGCTCGCGAAATTCAAGAAGCCCAAGACCGCGAATCGGCAACGGCCGAGCGCAACAAGATCCTTCAGGAACAGTCGGTCGAAGAAGGCCGCATCCAAAAGCAGTTGGACGTGCAGCAAAAGAAAATCACGTCGGATATTCAGCTCGAAGAAAGTAACAAGCAGCTCAATGTCGCTCAGGCGCTGCAGAAGCAAGAGTCGGAAATGGCCGAGATCGAGCGCGAGAAGGTCACGAATGCTTCGCGCCTGCGCGCTCGTATCGAAGTTGCCGAAGCCGAGCAAGAGTCGAGCATCGTTCAGCAATCCGCCGCGATCGCGATCGCCCGCAAAGAACAGGAACGCTTCCAAGCCGATGCCGAGCGCGCGACGGCGGAAAGTGCCGTCCAAACAGCCGTTGCGGTTGAAGAAGCCGATCGCAGCCAGCGCCTGGCCGCGATCGCGGCCGAGCAGGAGGCTCAAGAGCGCCGCATTTCCGACCAAAACGTGGTGGAAATCGACGTTTACCGCCGCCGTCGTCAGGCAGAAATTGCCCGCCAAGCTGCGGACCTCGAAGCCGAGTCCATTCGCACCCTAGCCGATGCCAACCGCGATAAAGCACTCGCTGAGGCCCGGGGTCGACAAGCACTGGTTGAGGCGGAAAATGCCCTCAACGATGCCAACCGCACCGCCGATTTGATCCGCGGTTTGTGGCCGGATCTCGTCGAGCAAATGCCCGATATTTTGACGGCATTGATGCCGCAACCGGGAATTTTGGGCGACGCGCGCATCTATGCTTTTCCAGGCAGTGGCAACGGGAATGGTGCTAACAACGGCGCGGGGAACGGCATCGGCGATCTCAACAAGCTCATGCTGTCGACCAGCGGTTTCGCTTTGATTAACGCGCTGCTCGATGACGGTAACGTCGAGGCGCTGGCAGGGAAAGTCAAGCAACTGTTGCACGGTCCGGAGGGGGAGAACAGCACGCCTGCCGCAGGAACCCCACCCGCCGCACCGGCTGCATCAACACCTGCAGTCGCACCGACTCAAGGCGATCGTCCGACACAACCAGTAGCACCGATACCTGCCCCATCGCAACCTGCAGCGCAGCAATCATCCATCGAACTGCCACCTACGATCGCGTAG